The following proteins are encoded in a genomic region of Devosia lucknowensis:
- a CDS encoding efflux RND transporter periplasmic adaptor subunit, with amino-acid sequence MKTLAKWLVTLVVLGGAGAAAWWYFLAPTQASTAPDTVSVARGDIETTVLASGVLQASSLVSVGAEVSGSIKAVHVALGDAVEAGDLIAEIDSLNQENAVKSAEAALAGIEAQKRNQEASLVSAEAALARQQQLSASSLVSQTALETAQATVDQGRAQIDQLQAQIAQAELTVESAELDLARTRIVAPADGTVVALLVEVGQTLNANSATPTIAKIANLDTMVIKAEISEADVVKVKPGQKVYFTILGEPDERIEATLREIEPAPTSIADDTATSGSAVYYNGLFEVPNENHRLRISMTASVTIVLDEARDVLTLPSSLVTRRGPDGAISVMVYDPASEETRPATVEVGLNNNISAEIISGLAEGDQVVNATGARLSGGSQGGGSRGGPGGMGMMLPRGGG; translated from the coding sequence TTGAAGACTTTGGCGAAGTGGCTCGTCACATTGGTGGTTCTGGGCGGCGCAGGCGCGGCGGCCTGGTGGTATTTCCTGGCTCCGACCCAGGCGAGCACGGCGCCGGATACGGTGAGCGTCGCGCGCGGCGATATTGAAACCACGGTTCTTGCGTCGGGCGTCTTGCAGGCCAGCAGTCTTGTCAGCGTTGGTGCCGAAGTCTCGGGCAGCATCAAGGCCGTGCACGTGGCTCTGGGCGATGCGGTCGAGGCCGGCGACCTCATCGCGGAGATCGACAGCCTCAATCAGGAAAATGCCGTGAAGTCGGCGGAGGCGGCGCTCGCTGGAATCGAGGCGCAGAAGCGCAACCAGGAGGCCAGTCTGGTTTCAGCCGAGGCGGCTCTCGCGCGCCAGCAGCAGCTCAGTGCCAGCAGCCTCGTGTCGCAGACAGCGCTCGAGACAGCGCAGGCCACCGTGGATCAGGGCCGGGCCCAGATCGATCAGCTGCAGGCGCAGATCGCGCAGGCTGAACTGACAGTGGAGTCCGCCGAACTCGACCTGGCGCGGACGCGCATCGTCGCACCAGCCGATGGTACCGTGGTCGCGCTCTTGGTCGAGGTGGGGCAAACGCTTAACGCCAATTCCGCGACGCCCACCATCGCCAAGATCGCCAATCTCGACACCATGGTCATCAAGGCGGAGATTTCCGAGGCCGATGTCGTCAAGGTCAAGCCGGGCCAGAAGGTCTACTTCACCATCCTCGGCGAACCCGACGAGCGCATCGAGGCCACTTTGCGCGAAATTGAGCCTGCGCCGACGTCCATCGCCGACGACACAGCCACGTCCGGCAGCGCGGTCTACTACAATGGGCTGTTCGAAGTGCCCAACGAGAACCATCGCCTGCGCATCTCGATGACCGCATCGGTGACCATCGTGCTCGACGAAGCCCGCGACGTCCTGACCTTGCCGTCCAGCCTGGTGACCCGACGCGGTCCCGATGGCGCCATTTCCGTGATGGTCTACGACCCAGCGAGCGAGGAGACCCGGCCGGCTACCGTCGAGGTGGGCCTCAACAACAATATCAGCGCCGAAATCATTTCCGGTCTCGCCGAGGGCGATCAGGTCGTCAACGCCACGGGCGCCCGGCTCTCCGGTGGTAGCCAGGGTGGCGGTTCGCGTGGCGGGCCGGGCGGCATGGGCATGATGCTGCCGCGCGGGGGTGGTTGA
- a CDS encoding SDR family NAD(P)-dependent oxidoreductase, translating into MYSLLDPSRFVVFITGATSGFGAAAARRYVAAGAKVIATGRREDRLLALRDELGHDKCHIIPLDVRDRAAVEAAIAAIPAPFDAINIVLANAGLALGLQPAAETDLDDWETMIDTNIKGLVYTVRLLLPGLIARGGGHVVTLGSVAGEFAYPGGSVYAASKAFVKHFALNLRSDLQGKNVRVTDIEPGLTETEFSVVRFKGDEDKAGNVYAGTKAMTAEDIAESIFWATSLPSHVNVNKIQLMATTQAIGPFAIHREG; encoded by the coding sequence ATGTATTCGCTGCTCGACCCCAGCCGCTTCGTCGTTTTCATCACCGGAGCCACGTCTGGCTTCGGGGCCGCCGCGGCTCGCCGTTATGTGGCGGCGGGCGCAAAGGTGATCGCAACGGGGCGGCGCGAGGATCGCCTGCTCGCGCTGCGCGACGAGCTCGGACACGACAAGTGCCACATCATCCCGCTCGACGTGCGCGACCGCGCCGCCGTCGAGGCCGCGATCGCCGCCATCCCTGCTCCTTTCGATGCGATCAACATCGTGCTCGCCAATGCCGGCCTCGCCCTCGGCCTGCAGCCGGCCGCCGAGACCGACCTCGACGACTGGGAAACCATGATCGACACCAATATCAAGGGACTGGTCTACACGGTGCGGCTGCTGCTGCCCGGCCTGATCGCGCGCGGCGGCGGGCATGTGGTGACGCTGGGCTCGGTGGCGGGCGAATTCGCCTATCCCGGCGGCTCGGTCTACGCAGCCTCGAAGGCCTTCGTGAAGCACTTCGCGCTCAATCTCCGCTCGGACCTGCAGGGCAAGAATGTCCGGGTGACCGATATCGAGCCGGGACTGACGGAAACCGAATTCTCGGTGGTGCGCTTCAAGGGCGACGAGGACAAGGCGGGCAATGTCTATGCCGGAACCAAGGCCATGACCGCCGAGGACATTGCGGAGAGCATCTTCTGGGCGACGAGCCTGCCAAGCCATGTCAACGTCAACAAGATCCAGCTGATGGCGACGACGCAGGCCATCGGACCGTTCGCCATCCATCGCGAGGGCTGA